The following coding sequences are from one Triticum aestivum cultivar Chinese Spring chromosome 5A, IWGSC CS RefSeq v2.1, whole genome shotgun sequence window:
- the LOC123105118 gene encoding uncharacterized protein isoform X2 has translation MAGDDEDEGEMAALREALRQQSLAVEMLKAELEEERQAASSGADEALAMILRLQGEKAAVRMEADQFRRVAEERILHDEDSLAFLKAVVFSQEMDITSLKNRLLVVCGSNGPHAPPPGRDGVVDLPWLRRLAQKDVSSGRNASLPAARLEELSSDFDAAESVGDSRPARTVSDIGEVIRREKEWVRSNVSHQALPPRLHRSSSHRLPRAPSYSAQCAMPNVHDKFEAPESVASHAPPRSSRRSSPEIISEEDDVISSSTRRGDCNGPNPGDEHANGAIADLGAGIDEIKSSVQTLATELGRMRENSMSRGDAQMHVLAEICAKLDAMRPMGISKQQNVVHGGKKHSIREVGSSSSKGPVALPQSELLMNHFIEAMMYIP, from the exons ATGGCCGGAGATGACGAAGACGAAGGCGAAATGGCGGCGTTGCGGGAGGCTCTGCGGCAGCAGAGTCTTGCCGTCGAGATGCTCAAGGCCGagctggaggaggagaggcaggcggcgtcgtcgggggccgACGAGGCGCTGGCCATGATCCTGCGGCTGCAGGGCGAGAAGGCGGCGGTGCGGATGGAGGCCGACCAGTTCCGGCGGGTGGCGGAGGAGAGGATCCTGCACGACGAGGACTCCCTGGCCTTCCTCAAGGCCGTCGTCTTCAGCCAGGAGATGGACATCACCTCCCTCAAGAACCGCCTGCTGGTCGTCTGCGGCAGCAACGGTCCCCACGCGCCGCCCCCCGGCCGGGATGGCGTCGTCGACCTCCCCTGGCTAAGGAGGCTGGCCCAGAAAGACGTGTCCTCGGGGAGGAACGCCTCTCTCCCGGCGGCGCGGCTCGAGGAGCTGTCCTCGGATTTCGATGCCGCCGAGAGCGTCGGCGACAGCAGGCCGGCGAGGACGGTGTCGGACATCGGGGAGGTGATCCGGAGGGAGAAGGAGTGGGTGCGGTCCAACGTGAGCCACCAGGCGTTGCCGCCGAGGCTGCACCGGTCGTCCTCCCACCGTCTCCCGCGGGCGCCGAGCTACTCGGCGCAATGCGCCATGCCCAATGTCCACGACAAGTTTGAGGCGCCGGAGAGCGTCGCGTCCCATGCCCCTCCGAGATCCAGCAGGAGGTCGTCGCCGGAGATAATCTCCGAAGAAGACGACGTGATCTCGTCGTCGACGCGGCGCGGTGACTGCAACGGCCCCAATCCAGGAGACGAGCACGCAAACGGCGCCATTGCCGATCTGGGAGCCGGCATTGATGAGATCAAATCCAGCGTGCAGACCCTCGCGACCGAGCTCGGCAGAATGAGGGAAAACAGCATGTCCAGAGGCGACGCGCAGATGCACGTGCTGGCCGAGATCTGCGCAAAGCTCGACGCCATGAGGCCCATGGGCATCAGCAAGCAACAGAATGTTGTTCATGGAGGCAAGAAACACTCCATCAGAGAAGTAGGCAGTTCTTCTTCCAAGGGGCCGGTGGCTCTGCCACAGAGTGAGCTTCTGATGAACCATTTCATTGAG GCAATGATGTACATACCGTGA
- the LOC123105118 gene encoding uncharacterized protein isoform X1, with product MAGDDEDEGEMAALREALRQQSLAVEMLKAELEEERQAASSGADEALAMILRLQGEKAAVRMEADQFRRVAEERILHDEDSLAFLKAVVFSQEMDITSLKNRLLVVCGSNGPHAPPPGRDGVVDLPWLRRLAQKDVSSGRNASLPAARLEELSSDFDAAESVGDSRPARTVSDIGEVIRREKEWVRSNVSHQALPPRLHRSSSHRLPRAPSYSAQCAMPNVHDKFEAPESVASHAPPRSSRRSSPEIISEEDDVISSSTRRGDCNGPNPGDEHANGAIADLGAGIDEIKSSVQTLATELGRMRENSMSRGDAQMHVLAEICAKLDAMRPMGISKQQNVVHGGKKHSIREVGSSSSKGPVALPQSELLMNHFIEVCAMISSALLARPLAKVAASMSLFRCFLVFVLAVFLLYKQRNPLW from the coding sequence ATGGCCGGAGATGACGAAGACGAAGGCGAAATGGCGGCGTTGCGGGAGGCTCTGCGGCAGCAGAGTCTTGCCGTCGAGATGCTCAAGGCCGagctggaggaggagaggcaggcggcgtcgtcgggggccgACGAGGCGCTGGCCATGATCCTGCGGCTGCAGGGCGAGAAGGCGGCGGTGCGGATGGAGGCCGACCAGTTCCGGCGGGTGGCGGAGGAGAGGATCCTGCACGACGAGGACTCCCTGGCCTTCCTCAAGGCCGTCGTCTTCAGCCAGGAGATGGACATCACCTCCCTCAAGAACCGCCTGCTGGTCGTCTGCGGCAGCAACGGTCCCCACGCGCCGCCCCCCGGCCGGGATGGCGTCGTCGACCTCCCCTGGCTAAGGAGGCTGGCCCAGAAAGACGTGTCCTCGGGGAGGAACGCCTCTCTCCCGGCGGCGCGGCTCGAGGAGCTGTCCTCGGATTTCGATGCCGCCGAGAGCGTCGGCGACAGCAGGCCGGCGAGGACGGTGTCGGACATCGGGGAGGTGATCCGGAGGGAGAAGGAGTGGGTGCGGTCCAACGTGAGCCACCAGGCGTTGCCGCCGAGGCTGCACCGGTCGTCCTCCCACCGTCTCCCGCGGGCGCCGAGCTACTCGGCGCAATGCGCCATGCCCAATGTCCACGACAAGTTTGAGGCGCCGGAGAGCGTCGCGTCCCATGCCCCTCCGAGATCCAGCAGGAGGTCGTCGCCGGAGATAATCTCCGAAGAAGACGACGTGATCTCGTCGTCGACGCGGCGCGGTGACTGCAACGGCCCCAATCCAGGAGACGAGCACGCAAACGGCGCCATTGCCGATCTGGGAGCCGGCATTGATGAGATCAAATCCAGCGTGCAGACCCTCGCGACCGAGCTCGGCAGAATGAGGGAAAACAGCATGTCCAGAGGCGACGCGCAGATGCACGTGCTGGCCGAGATCTGCGCAAAGCTCGACGCCATGAGGCCCATGGGCATCAGCAAGCAACAGAATGTTGTTCATGGAGGCAAGAAACACTCCATCAGAGAAGTAGGCAGTTCTTCTTCCAAGGGGCCGGTGGCTCTGCCACAGAGTGAGCTTCTGATGAACCATTTCATTGAGGTATGTGCCATGATCTCCTCTGCTCTGCTTGCTAGGCCCTTGGCCAAGGTTGCTGCATCCATGTCACTATTTAGGTGCTTCCTCGTTTTCGTTCTAGCAGTTTTTCTACTGTATAAGCAACGCAACCCGCTGTGGTAG